A genome region from Phaenicophaeus curvirostris isolate KB17595 chromosome 10, BPBGC_Pcur_1.0, whole genome shotgun sequence includes the following:
- the TIPARP gene encoding protein mono-ADP-ribosyltransferase TIPARP — protein sequence MDTEPKPACVVQQAPSPGMKCPPSEDLPPQIRQSEKIPPVKPCFKKKQQVQKRLDTETFRALRPIFTSLLGAGTLDRVFVPRGQSGGRSDLCEPAVKKTLDLGTSCPQPKIMSQNNMTVLVPTAPEVQSQLPVACPSSGHPEQNVQPGEQGFSPETTPGTAAANSNESFQDHPLHPTASDGTSCPLFPDKILEGYTFDKVLERYTFEKVLESYTTGLFREDTRPVHYNLNPSNKFNAGIFQDKSEEASLDLVFELLNQLQYHTHQEDGIEICVDFLQGTCVYGNDCPKHHTVLPYHWQVRSTATQSWQSVTNDSQEHLERLYCNPDNDRIKVKYRGHEFWVDLNLMKLYETVEFDQMRRLSTPSCPSSNSNYYTVWKYFCRDHFGWREYSEPVVRLIEEATCRGLKEVRFFTWHNQYILNIKDGFQQNASFRREIKRRPLLRSCVVLMPFLQTLSGNSPVPSPSAEPASSQVLSPTAVTSPNFYPETWVSMDPSQDFIQVPVLKEDKSYRTIYNLFHKTVPETKYRILKILRVQNQFLWEKYKRKKEYMSKKMTGLDRIMNERHLFHGTSQDVVDGICKHNFDPRVCGKHATMFGQGSYFARKASYSHNFSKRSPKGVHYMFLAKVLTGRYTVGNHTMRRPPPVNPGSITSDLYDSCVDNYFEPQIFVIFNDDQSYPYFIIQYEEVSNTVSI from the exons ATGGACACCGAACCCAAGCCAGCGTGTGTCGTGCAGCAGGCTCCCTCCCCGGGAATGAAGTGCCCTCCTTCAGAGGACCTGCCTCCTCAGATAAGACAGTCTGAAAAGATACCACCAGTGAAGCCTTGCttcaagaagaagcagcaagtGCAGAAGAGACTGGACACAGAAACTTTCCGGGCTTTGCGGCCGATTTTTACCAGtttgctgggagctgggacTTTGGATAGAGTCTTTGTGCCCCGAGGCCAGAGTGGTGGTCGTAGTGACTTATGTGAACCTGCTGTGAAAAAGACTCTGGACCTTGGTACTTCTTGCCCCCAACcaaaaataatgtcacaaaatAACATGACCGTGCTGGTGCCAACAGCTCCAGAAGTGCAGAGTCAATTGCCAGTGGCTTGTCCTTCTTCTGGACATCCCGAGCAGAACGTCCAGCCAGGAGAGCAAGGTTTCTCACCAGAAACTACTCCTGGAACTGCTGCTGCTAACAGTAATGAATCATTCCAGGATCATCCTTTGCACCCTACTGCTAGTGATGGCACCAGTTGTCCTTTGTTCCCAGACAAGATTCTGGAAGGGTACACGTTTGACAAGGTTCTGGAAAGGTACACGTTCGAGAAGGTTCTGGAAAGCTACACAACTGGCTTATTTCGAGAGGATACCCGCCCGGTGCATTACAATTTGAACCCAAGCAATAAATTCAATGCTGGGATATTCCAGGATAAAAGTGAAGAAGCTTCTCTTGATCTGGTATTTGAGCTCTTGAACCAGCTGCAATATCACACCCATCAGGAAGACGGAATAGAAATATGTGTGGATTTTCTCCAGGGCACTTGTGTTTATGGCAATGATTGTCCCAAACATCACACAGTCTTGCCTTATCACTGGCAAGTGAGAAGCACGGCAACCCAGAGTTGGCAAAGTGTGACCAATGATTCCCAGGAGCACCTGGAAAGACTCTACTGCAACCCTGACAACGATAGGATCAAAGTGAAATATCG GGGACATGAGTTTTGGGTGGATTTGAACCTTATGAAATTATATGAAACTGTTGAGTTTGACCAAATGCGACGACTGTCCACACCTTCCTGCCCCAGCTCCAACTCCAACTACTACACGGTCTGGAAATACTTCTGCAGGGACCACTTTGGCTGGAGAGAATACTCTGAG CCTGTTGTAAGGTTGATAGAAGAAGCCACTTGCCGGGGTCTGAAAGAGGTTCGTTTTTTTACCTGGCATAATCAGTACATCTTAAACATCAAAGATGGGTTCCAGCAAAACGCGAGTTTCAGAAGAGAGATCAAGAGGAGACCCCTTCTTCGCTCGTGCGTTGTGCTGATGCCGTTCTTACA GACCTTGAGTGGCAATTCTCCAGTCCCCTCTCCATCTGCTGAACCAGCTTCCTCGCAGGTCTTATCTCCGACTGCTGTTACCTCTCCAAACTTCTACCCTGAAACCTGGGTCAGTATGGATCCATCTCAGGACTTCATCCAAGTGCCTGTTCTGAAGGAGGATAAAAGCTATAGAACCATTTATAACCTGTTTCACAAGACTGTGCCAGAGACCAAATATagaattttgaaaatactgAGAGTGCAGAATCAGTTTCTTTGGGAGAAATATAAAAG GAAAAAGGAATATATGTCCAAGAAAATGACTGGGCTCGACAGGATAATGAACGAAAGGCATTTGTTCCACGGCACCTCCCAGGATGTGGTGGATGGAATCTGCAAGCACAACTTCGACCCGCGTGTCTGTGGGAAACACGCCACCATGTTCGGACAGGGCAGTTACTTTGCCAGAAAGGCAAGTTATTCCCATAACTTTTCCAAAAGGTCACCCAAAGGAGTTCATTACATGTTCCTGGCGAAAGTACTGACGGGAAGGTACACGGTGGGTAACCACACCATGAGGAGACCTCCGCCGGTGAACCCCGGCAGCATTACCAGTGACCTCTACGACTCCTGTGTGGACAATTACTTTGAGCCAcagatttttgttattttcaatGATGATCAGAGCTACCCTTATTTTATTATCCAGTATGAAGAAGTTAGCAACACTGTCTCCATTTGA